One genomic region from Leguminivora glycinivorella isolate SPB_JAAS2020 chromosome 8, LegGlyc_1.1, whole genome shotgun sequence encodes:
- the LOC125229062 gene encoding uncharacterized protein LOC125229062 isoform X1: MEIPDVNYMAEDFGKFKKTDLVQLHGAYKCMQREVHTLRSKRWQCRDKRCKDKRRVVKHLMSCPSDKKCSWPVECTLLRQEIKRSVSCREEECPICMQKKQWQTSVSAGQRSNFIDLLVQSASKSSSTFDGNRNFSLHQKVVYTKSIEGEIYKKANSLTDYYRMLATKKWDIEINIEKRERNRQRRHRTLANVQGEERRVNMPYINLNADGAHSEPPDIH; the protein is encoded by the exons ATGGAAATTCCTGACGTTAATTAT ATGGCTGAAGATTTCGGAAAGTTTAAGAAGACAGATTTGGTCCAGCTTCATGGTGCGTACAAATGCATGCAGCGTGAGGTACACACCCTTCGCAGCAAGCGATGGCAGTGCCGTGACAAGCGCTGCAAGGATAAGAGGCGAGTCGTTAAACACTTGATGTCTTGCCCG TCGGATAAGAAATGCAGTTGGCCTGTCGAATGTACTTTACTGAGACAAGAAATTAAGCGTTCAGTAAGTTGCAGAGAAGAAGAATGTCCCATCTGCATGCAGAAGAAGCAGTGGCAAACATCAGTATCAGCGGGGCAAAGAAGTAATTTTATTGATCTACT GGTGCAATCCGCTTCAAAATCCAGTTCCACATTCGATGGTAACAGGAATTTCTCCCTACATCAGAAAGTAGTATATACTAAATCAATAGAAGGTGAAATATACAAAAAGGCCAATAGTCTGACGGATTACTATCGGATGCTGGCCACAAAGAAGTGGGACATTGAAATTAACATTGAAAAGAGAGAAAGGAACAGACAGAGAAGACATCGCACATTGGCGAATGTGCAAGGTGAAGAGAGGCGGGTTAATATGccttatattaatttaaatgcTGATGGAGCTCATTCTGAACCACCTGATATACACTAA
- the LOC125229062 gene encoding uncharacterized protein LOC125229062 isoform X2 produces the protein MAEDFGKFKKTDLVQLHGAYKCMQREVHTLRSKRWQCRDKRCKDKRRVVKHLMSCPSDKKCSWPVECTLLRQEIKRSVSCREEECPICMQKKQWQTSVSAGQRSNFIDLLVQSASKSSSTFDGNRNFSLHQKVVYTKSIEGEIYKKANSLTDYYRMLATKKWDIEINIEKRERNRQRRHRTLANVQGEERRVNMPYINLNADGAHSEPPDIH, from the exons ATGGCTGAAGATTTCGGAAAGTTTAAGAAGACAGATTTGGTCCAGCTTCATGGTGCGTACAAATGCATGCAGCGTGAGGTACACACCCTTCGCAGCAAGCGATGGCAGTGCCGTGACAAGCGCTGCAAGGATAAGAGGCGAGTCGTTAAACACTTGATGTCTTGCCCG TCGGATAAGAAATGCAGTTGGCCTGTCGAATGTACTTTACTGAGACAAGAAATTAAGCGTTCAGTAAGTTGCAGAGAAGAAGAATGTCCCATCTGCATGCAGAAGAAGCAGTGGCAAACATCAGTATCAGCGGGGCAAAGAAGTAATTTTATTGATCTACT GGTGCAATCCGCTTCAAAATCCAGTTCCACATTCGATGGTAACAGGAATTTCTCCCTACATCAGAAAGTAGTATATACTAAATCAATAGAAGGTGAAATATACAAAAAGGCCAATAGTCTGACGGATTACTATCGGATGCTGGCCACAAAGAAGTGGGACATTGAAATTAACATTGAAAAGAGAGAAAGGAACAGACAGAGAAGACATCGCACATTGGCGAATGTGCAAGGTGAAGAGAGGCGGGTTAATATGccttatattaatttaaatgcTGATGGAGCTCATTCTGAACCACCTGATATACACTAA